The stretch of DNA TCTCTTCTAGCTTCAAATCTAAAAGATTTTCTACTTCAAGAATGGCCTCTTGGGTATTGATCGATCGTATGCGTTTCGAGGAAAACAAAAGTCTCCGGATGTCTATAGCGATTTGCTGTTCGGCAAGAAAAAGTTGCCGGGACCAAATATAGGAATCTTGCTCCAGTTCTTTGACATAAACAGCTTTTTGGCGGGCAAGGAAATGAATTTGTGTGCGGATTTCCTCCTTACGAACAATTTTTTCAGGGGTATCTTCATTCAACAATTTTTCAACAAGAACAATAAACTCATTAAGAGGATAGCAGGTGTGACCCTCCTCTTGTAGCTCATCCAAAGAGTACTGAATTCCAGCAACGATACGATTTGGGGAATTTAAAGGTACTCCTAGACATGTTGCAATAAGATCGGCAGTTTTAAACCCTACGCCGTACATTTCTTTGGCAAGAAGAAAAGGATCTTGACAGACTTTATCAATAGTTTGGTTTTGGTATTTTTTGTACAAGCGTAAGCCATAGTGAATAGCAATTCCATGCCGTTGCAGAAATAAGAGAGCATTGCGCAGGTCTTTTTGTTCTTGGAGTTGTCTGGAAAAATCCTCACATCGGGTAGGGGAGATTCCATCCACTTCTACAAGTTTAGAAGGACTGGAATCTAGTACAAAGAGCGTTTCTTCCCCAAAAGTCGAGACAATTTTTTGAGCAAGTTTGGGTCCAACGCCTTTAATTTGCGCGGTAAGATAAGCCATAATTGCTGAAGCAGGATTGTACGTTGTAGCAGCAGTAAAGCGAAATACTAAAGCTCCGCTAGCATCTACGCTCCAGTGACCAGTTAAATCAACAGAAGAGCCGATTTTAAAGAGAGAAAGGGAGTGATTTCCACAAATGGTAACGAGTGAATTTTTATAAGGGACCCTTAGAAAAGCATATGCTATTTGATCGGATAGGGGATCTTCTGGCAGGATGAGCTCCAAAATACCGGAAAGTTTTTCTTCACAACCCATATCTTTTTAACTCTCTTGGAAGTGCTTGAATTTTAGAAAGGCTTAAGTCGGTGTCGGACAGCATTATAGATTCTAATAAGACTCTGATCGGTATTTTTTATATTTAACTAACAAAAGAAGTCTATGGAAAAATGAAACTTTTGCGGAATGTTTCTTAGTCTTTTAGACGATTGGTGGGGGAAAAGTAGAGGCCTCCAAAAAAGAAAGAAAAGGGGAAAGGATAGAGGTTAGTTGGGATCGATCTCTGAACTTACAACAGTTTCCGCAGCAATTTCGCGCTCATTAGCTTTTTTCTGAGCAAGAAGAAGACAAATGCTTGCTCCCAGCATTAAAGAGAATCCTAGGCCCTCTTGAAAAGACGGTATTTCCTGTTTGTACACATAAGAAAGGATCCAGCCAAAGATTGGTTCAAAGATAAGCAGCGCTCCTAAAAGAGCTGTAGACAGATGGAGGGAGGCTTTGTTCCAGGCTGCGATGGCTCGAGAGGATGAAAAAATCCCCATGGCGGAGCAAAGAAGAATAAACAAGAATCTTTCAGAAAGAGGGGTGTGAAATAGAAAATCTTGAGCAACATGAGTAACCCCAGAGCAATCACCTAAAATAATCAAGGGGAGGCAAATAATAAGAGAGCTAATCCCTAGCATATGACACCAAGTATCTGGAGAGATCTGAGGATGTCTTTCCAAGAAATCATGATTACAGATGATGTATCCGGCCCAAATGCTGGTTGCTACTGTTACACATCCTAGTCCAAAAAGGTAGAGAAGAAGGGAGGAACTAGAGTCCGATTGGAATTCAGAGATATTCGACAGAATAATCCCGATCACAATAATACCGCTCATGCTTAAAAGAAAGGGGTAAGAAAGAACCTTTTTTTTAAGATTAGAATAAAAAAGGATAGCAATGGGAGCTAATCCAGCAATAATCACTGTCACCGCGGATCCCGAATAACGGACAGCTTGTGCAATGCCAAAATAATACACGATATTGATAAGAAACGCCCATAAAGTGCTTGTTTTCCAAAGGGAAAAAGGAACGGTTTTGAAAATGTTCGAACGCCTATAACAAATAGTAATGAGCGAACAGATTCCAAAAACGGAATAGCGGGTGAGTACAATATCCAAGTCTGGGAAATTTCCTAGCATACTAGGAATCACAAAAACAATGCCCCAATAGAAACAAGCTAATAGGCTATAGAAGATACCTAAGGGCGTGTTACGAGAGCTTGTCATTGGATTAGGGGAGGACATCATACTTTATCGGCTCTCCTACTTAAAAGTTGTGTTACTAAGGCGTTACAAAAACAGAGGACTTGTGAGGACGAAGGTCAGATAAAGACAAAAAGAGCCGGTAGAATGCCTCTCTTTTCTTTTTTCTCCCTTTTTAAAGGAGCTCACAGTCCAAAAAGGACTATTACAGAACGATTATATTCTTATAAAGATTTTTGGTAAACAGTGTGGGGCGAGGCTATTTACCGTTTTAAGTAAAGATTTTAAAAAGCCCTTTTATTTAACAGTTAAAGATCTACTATTGGATAAGTGCTTAAAGAATGTTTTCTGTTACAATGTGGAAAGCGTTTTCAGAGGGCTTGGATATGAAACGTATTTTAGTTTATGCGGATAAGGGAGTCTCTCCTTACTATTTACGTCATACAGTTCGTTGGCTGAAGCTAGTTGCGGAGCCTTTCAAGATGGAGGTGTGTCGTGTGAATGGGCATTTTCTCATTCACGAGCCCTTTTGGGAGGAGACCACTCAGCTTTTGGTGATCCCGGGTGGTGCCGATGTCCCTTATCATAATGTATTGCATGGATTAGGAACCGCCAGGATTGATAGTTACGTAAGAGAGGGAGGATGTTACCTGGGAATTTGTGCAGGTGCGTATTTTGGGTGTGCTCGTTTTGCTTTTTTAGAACCAAACGGTTCTTTATTTGTAGCTAAAAGGGATTTAGGATTTTTTCCTGGCACAGCTCATGGCCCAGCTTATGAGAGCGCATTCTCTTACACAAGTTCCTCCGGAGTCCTCGCTGCGCCGCTAATTTTTGCTGATTTCCCTGAAAGAAGTTTCGCTCTCTTTAATGGAGGGTGTTATTTTGAGGGGGCTGAAGATTTCTCAGGAATACGAGTAGAGGCTCGTTATCATGATCTTCCGGGGTGCCCAGCAGCGATTATCTCTCGTCGTCTCGATAAAGGCTTGGTGGTTCTTTCCGGCCCTCACATAGAATATATTCCAGAGTTTTGCTCGCTACAAGAAGAGAATGTTGTCCATGCTCGAAGGCTGATTGCGGATAACTCCCAGAGTCTCGAGGAATATAAGCAGTCATTAATCCAGCGTTTATTAAGCAATGTCGTTGAACACGTTTTGCATTAAGATTGTTTCGAAGCTTTGGGGGTGAGTTTTCTCTGCCGAGAACAAGAATGGCTGAATTTGTCCCAACAATCCCAATGTATCTTTTGTCTCTAATCCAGATAAAATAATCGTTGTTAGCGCGGTTTCACTGATAGGTCTTACAGGAGAGAGAATCCGCATATTCGATACGTGTCCTGGCAGTGTGTAGAGCTGCTTTTTCATGAAAATAGTAAAGAAATCTTCATAATCTAGAGGGAATATCGGAGCGAGTTGTTTTGTTCTCCACTCAGAAACTTTTGCATAGCGCAGCTGTTCTAAAGCGCAGAACAGGGCCAATAACTCTAATGTTCGAGCTTTGGGTGTGTGTATTGGGGTTTTAAGAGGTTCTAGCAGCAAAACGCTATTAGATAGGTTATGTTCTATGATCTGTGCATAGTGCATAAAAAGCGTTTTAAACAGCTCTTCCTGCTGTAAAGGCCTATTCTCTTGAATAGGGATAAAGAAAGTTTCTGTTCCTGTATTGTAGTGTTGTTGCAGCACGCCCTTGGTAGCTTCACGCATAATGGGGTTGGCTGGGGGTAATTGGTGAGCATAGCCTACTTTACAGGTCAATTCATTGGATTTGACGAGGTAGGTGTGGAGGGTTTCAAAATCCAAGGTCGATAGTGTTAACGAGAAGGGTAAATAGTGATGCGATAAGACCACGGTTTCTGGCTGTTGCGAATCCGAAGGGATGATTTGAGGAGTCCAATCAGTAAAGGCTCCAGAGAGGAGGGTTTCTGGGTGCTTAAAGAAAAACTCTTTGTATTTAGAATTTGCCCCTTTAAAGCAATCTTTTAAACCGGGATCAGGGCGTAAACTTGAGATGTTTTTCGATTCTGTTTTTAAAAAATCGATAAGAGAAGCGGAGAGAGAAGGAATGGATTTTGTGAAGGAAATGAGCTGCTGTATTGCATAGGGAACGAGTTTTTGGCATCCAAGAAAACTAATTACAGAAACCAGTAAGGCGAAGCAAATCCCGGAGGCAATGAAAATGGGGGGGCCGGCGAAAAAGAACCCGCATGCAGTGATGAACCCTATAATTAGAGAGAGCATTCCCGAAAAAATGATAAAAGCCTTGGTTGTTAGCTGTTCTGCTGCTAAGGAAAGAATGTATCTAAAGGATGAATAAAAGGAGTGACATTCTATGGGATACATAAGGTCCTCGGATCCTCTAAAAGAGCGCATTGGAGAAAATGATCTTGTCTGTAGATAGAAAGAGTAAGATTTACCGTTAAAAGTTGCTCAATATATCACGAGATCAAAAAAATAGGTGTTTATTGCAAAGGGGCGCTGATGAATCTGAAAAAGATTTCCTACAGGACCCAGAGTTCGTTTTGCCAAATGCTTAAAAACAAACAGAAATCCTGAGGCTAACAAAAAAAAGACTCCGGAGGATGGGTTCGAACCAACGACCAATGGATTAACAGTCCACTGCTCTACCGCTGAGCTACTCCGGAACAATTAAAGCAACATTCTGCATCAATAGGTAATAAAAAGTCAAGCGATCATGAAAAACTTTTTTATTTGTGATCATTTTTTTCCGCTTGAGGCTGATCCTGGAAGCATATTTTTTCATACCCCTTGGGAACCAGACCTAATTTATGAATAAGAGCTAACTCAATGACTTGGGGATTATCCCAGAAAGCTAAGTGGGTGCTGAGTGCTTGTTGTTTATTCTGGGCTTTTTCTAAACGAGTTTTTAAGTGAAAAACGCGCTGTTGCAGGCGGAGTTCTTGCGCGCGTAACTGAGAGATTGCTCTATCATATACAAAACCTCCGCCCAAAAGATAAAGAATAAGCCACCAAGAACGGATGACTAGTTCCTCAATATACCTGAACCCAAAAATCGGTTTTTTACTCGCCATATCAGTCCAGGGAATGGGAAGTTACACAAAGGGGATAGTGATACCCTGTTGTTTTTGATATTTTCCTTGACGTTCTGCATAAGAGACGTCGCAAGCAGAATCTCCTTCAAAGAAAAGAACTTGGGCAATACCTTCATTCGCATAAATTTTAGCTGGAAGCGGAGTAGTATTAGAAATTTCAATAGTTACATATCCTTCCCATTCAGGTTCGAAGGGAGTGACATTGACAATCAGTCCGCAACGAGCGTATGTCGATTTTCCAATACAGACGGTAAGAACGTTTCGGGGGATGCGGAAATATTCCACGCTACGAGCTAAGGCAAAAGAGTTGGGGGGAATAACACAAACATCATCCACAATAGAAACGAGAGCATCTTCTGTGAAACATTTTGGATCGACTAAGGAATTGTAGATATTGGTAAAAACTTTGAATTCTCTAGAGATGCGCAAATCATATCCGTAACTGGATAAACCATAACTAATCAATTTTTCGCCAGTTTCTGGATGTACTTTGACTTGACTATCAGCAAAAGGTTCAATCATACCTTCTTCGATAGCCATTTTGCGAATCCAGTTATCTTCTTTAATCCCCATAACTTTTCTCGATTATTTTTTTTTATGCCTATTTTTCAGAATGATTGTAGAAAACAAGAGCCGAAACTCTCAACACTACAGCATGTGCAATTGTATGAAAAGACGCAACGTTTTAATGCCATATTGAAGAGGGTTTTTTTCTTTAAATAGTCTTTTATATAAGGCGGGAATAAATCAACAGTCAGGGGAATCCCTTGACTTCGCTTATTAGAGGATGTCAAAATAAGTTTCTTGATTTTGATTAATCAATAACCGCAGCTACAAATACTTATATGACTCATAAAATTTCCGTTTTACATCAAGATAAAAAGTTTGACTTTTCTTTAAGACCAAAAAAATTAACAGAGTTCTGTGGGCAAATACAGTTAAAAGAGCGATTGGATCTTTTTCTTCGAGCTGCGGTTCAGCGGGAAGAAGTGCCGGGGCACTGTTTGTTTTATGGACCTCCAGGCTTAGGCAAGACCTCTCTAGCGCACATCATGGCAAATACTATAGGTAAAGGGCTGGTGATTGCTTCAGGTCCTCAGCTATTAAAACCGGCGGATCTCATAGGATTATTGACTGGGCTGCAAGAGGGGGATGTCTTTTTTATTGATGAGATCCATCGCATGGGGAAAACCGCTGAAGAGTATCTCTATCCAGCTATGGAGGATTTTAAAGTAGATATTACTTTAGATTCTGGGCCGGGGGCTCGTTCTGTACGTCTGGACTTGGCTCCTTTCACCTTAGTCGGAGCAACGACTCGCGCAGGAATGTTAAGTGAACCTTTGCGCACACGTTTTGCTTTTACGGGACGAGTGGATTACTATGATGATGAAGAGCTCGTTTCCATTCTATCTCGTTCTGCGCAACTGCTCGATATAGAGGCGAATAAAGAAGCTCTATTGGAAATTGCTAAGAGAGCAAGGGGGACCCCGCGTTTAGCAAATAATCTGCTTCGATGGGTTCGAGATTTTGCTCAAATGCGAGAGGGAAATTGTATTAATAGTGTCGTAGCAGAAAAAGCTTTAGCTATGTTATTAATAGATAACTTAGGGTTGAATGAGATTGATATTAAGCTTCTCTCTGTAATGATTGATTTTTATCAAGGCGGTCCTGTTGGCATGAAAACGCTCGCAATGGCCGTAGGAGAAGATGTCAGAACTCTGGAAGATATGTACGAGCCCTTTTTGATTTTAAAGGGATTGATTCAGCGAACTGCTAGAGGACGAGTCGCAACCCCGTTGGCGTATCAACATCTGAACAGGAACCCAAAAGACAGGTGGGGAGAGGAATAAAGTGAGAAAGTTAAATCTACTCGTACTGCTAGGAGTTTTTTGTGGAGTAGGGGTTGTTGGGGATGCTGACGTTAAAGTGTCTGATGCTTTATCGCAATCTATTCTTAATGAACCCAAAATCCGAGTTCTTTTGCTCAAAGAAAGTACGACAGCTTTGGTGGAAGCTAAAGGCGCGTTCTCTGTATTTGGGGACGGTGAACTTTTGCAAGTTTCTTCTCAAGGACAACGTTGTGCTGCTCACGCGTTATATGGAGGAATTCGTTGGGGAGAGAACTATCCAAATGTTGAGTGTTTAAAGATTGAACCTCTTGATGGGTCTGCCTCGCTGTTCGTTAATGGTATTCAATATAAAGGCGCTGTTTACATTCACAGAACAGAGCGTAATTGCCTATTTGTCGTGAATGAGTTGGCTGTAGAAGATTATCTGAAATCGATTCTTTCTGTGAAGTATTTGAAGGAATTGGACAAAGAGGCTTTATCCGCTTGCGTCATTTTAGAAAGGACAGCTCTGTATGAGCGTCTCCTTGCAGGTAACTCGAACAACTTTTGGCATGTGAATGCTCAGGATGACTGTTACGGGGGATTTGGAGTTACATCGCAATTTTATGGTGTAGAAGAAGCTGTAGATTGGACATCGAGACTCGTTTTAGATAATCCTGAGGGGTTGGTTTTTAATGCGGATTATTTATTGCAAGCAAATGTGGGGCGTTTAGCTATAGAAGGCTACAATGCTCGGCAAATCTTGGAAAAATTCTATAAGGATGCAGAGCTTGTGGTTATTGAGTCCTGGGAAGACGATAATAAAGGTGTTTAGGGACTAGCTTCGGAATAGAACGAGGGAAGATCGAAATCTCTTGAAGGTTCTATCTTGTTAAGGAAGATCGAAAGATTTCTTTTTTCTACTGATAGCCACTAAAGAGCTGTAAGGTTCCAGTACAAGTTTAGGAGATAGGATCTGAGAAAAGAACCCTGTTGTACTATCTACAATTTTCTCGTAAGCCAGGTGTTCTTTTCTTAATTTAGGCAGAGCAATTTCAATGCGCTCATTCCCACTATAGAAGGCGATAAATAGGCTATAGTTGGGATGTTTCAATTCAAAGGCTAGATAGTGGTCTGGCGTCCATTCTCTAGGAGAGCCTTTCGCATTTAACCAGGTTACAGTCTCTTCTGACAAAAAATTCGTATTGAATAATTCAGCGTGGGCTTTTCGTAAAGAAATGACTTGGCATAGAAAAGAAAACAATTCTTTCCTTTCCGTTAAGCGGTCCCAAAGGAAATGATTGATTTTTGTATCCAAACACCAGTGATTATTATTCCCATACGCAGTATGCCCGTATTCATCCCCAGATTTTATCATAGGAATTCCCTGAGATAAAAAAAGAGCGAGAAAGAAATTTTTTATTTGGCGTTCACGTAGCTGGCAAATGTCTGGGTCAGAAGTTTCTCCTTCATGGCCAAAATTATAGCTGTAATTTGCAGAGGTGCCATCAAGATTATGCTCTCCATTCTCTTCATTATGTTTATCATTGTAAGAGACGGTATCATAGAGGGTGAATCCGTCATGAGAACAGATATAGTTAATAGAATTCGTAGGGTTTCCGTTGGGATAGATATCACGAGACCCGGATATTCGAGTGGCGAAAGAACTGACTTGATGAGGATCTCCGTTAAGAAAGGCTTTCACGTGATCTCGATAACAACCATTCCACTCACTCCATCTAGTTGATATAGAAGGGAAGTGACCTAGTTGATAGAGTCCTCCCGCATCCCACGGTTCAGCAATGAGCTTGGTTTCTGATAAAATGGAATCTGATGATATCGCTTGCAGAATAGGGGTTAAAGGATGAGGGACTCCCTGCGAGTCTCTAGAGAAGACCGAGGCTAAATCAAAACGAAATCCATCCACATGCATTTCTTTCACCCAGTAACGCAGCGCATCGAGAATCCATTTAAGCGCTGTGGGAGTATTGGTGTTTACGGTATTCCCGCAACCAGAAAAATTAAGCAGGTCTCCGCGGTCATTAAGCATATAGTAGGATTCTAGATCTATCCATGGGAGAGGGCAACTAGTTCCTTCGAATCCTGTATGGTTGAAGACCACATCTAAGATAACCTCTATTCCTGCACGATGTAATGTTTTTACAAGGGTTTTGAATTCTCGTGCAGGAGCGCAAGGATCTGCTCCATAAGTGTAACGGCGAGAAGGACAGAAAAAGTTAACAGAAGAATACCCCCAATAGTTACATAGGTGAGGGAAATCTTTATTTTTAAAGGGATGGACGGTTTCGTCAAATTCAAAAATAGGAAGTAATTCGACAGCGTTAACGCCGAGTTGTTTGAGATGATCTATCTTTTCGATGATGCCAAGAAATGTTCCCGGATGAGAGGTTCGAGAAGAGGGGTCTTGAGTGAAAGATCGAACATGCATCTCGTAAATAAAATAGTTTTCTTTAGGAAGACGTAAAGGGCGATCGCCTTCCCAGTCAAAATCTTCTTGTTTTAAGTAGCTAAACGCGTAATCTTTATCTCGCTTAGGAGATCCAAAAAGTTGCGGAGAATAAATGTTTTTAGAGTAAGGATCCGCAATGTAGGCGTTTGTAGAAAAATTTTTATGGAAAGAGTCTGCCTGGTGAAGCTTGTAAGCATACGACCACTCACTCGAAATTCCTGAAATTTCGATGTGCCAGATAGCCCCGGTTCGGTGATCGGTAGAAGAAAGCGGAATTTCATGGATTACAGAAGAAGGATCTAACAGTACTAGGATGACCTGTCGAGCCTGAGAGGCAAATAGAGAGAATCGGTAGCGATTTGCGGAGAGCCTGTGCGCTCCTAGAGGAAGTGGGGTGGTGGAATGAACCGACAAAGACTCCATAAAAACCAAAGCGCGAAAATCAGGTGAAAGAAGAGAGGGGGATTTTAATGCACAAAAGGAAGAGTTTCTTCTCTTCCTTTTGTTACATGAAAGCAAAAATTACGCACGAATTCCTGTTGGAGGCGGTTGAATTCCCCCGCTTCCCCCTTGAGGCATTTGTGGCATGGTATCAACGGTAGGCTCTCGTCCTGCGCTGATATCAGAACAAACAGTTCGCCATTTCACAACGGTTTCAATGAAGAGTTGCGCAAAAGCTTTCAATAAGTTGGTCTCTGCATATTTCATGTCTAACACGCAGTGCATTAAGATCAACTGTTCCTTGGTGGCAACTCCAACCCCTCCACCAGCCATTTGGCCTCCGAGCATAGAGCCTTCCAACAATTTTTCATACAGAGCCAACTTCCTCTGGGGATTATCTGGCAGCCCATCAAGAAGAGGTGCATAAACGTAAAGGCGATCAGAGTGTTCTTCGTAGGTCAGGTGAAGAGAAAACTCTCCATCAACAAACAGAATGCACGTATTATTCTGATCGAAGGCTACGTCGGGGAGTTTAAGCTCTTTAGCAAAATTTTTTAGATTTTCCTCAGCATTCTGCCTGGACATGAGGGAATCTCCTTCGTACTGTTTTTTTTAAACCTAGCATAAGCAGGTTTGTTAGTAAATGATTAGGGCCGCGACAAGATAACTTGTTGTTAGCAAGGCTTCCTCGGTCGCGGGGTGCGACATCCTTGCTCAAGTTTCTTGACAGTCCTAGTGCTTTTTAGCTGGCAAAAAATGAGAAGGCGCAAGCTCGTTCCCTTCGTTCTGTTATGCATGGAACGCACGCTAAAAGACCTTTTAGTTGCTGTAGATCCAACGAGGGGACAATTGTCACAGGATATTTTTTTTAGTCATTTTCCGCAACACCCTATAGAGAATACTTGTGTTCACGAAAAAACCAGTCCTAGTGTACAGTCTTCTCTGATGATAAAGAGGTTCTGGAAGAACACCTTGCATTTTGAGTAGGGTAGCCTCATAGGAAGTTTTATAGACAAGGAAGGTTTTTATGTTGTTCGGATATCTGGTAGGATTTTTAGCTGCCGATCCTGAAGAAAGAATGACGTCTGGAGGTAAACGAGTTGTTGTTTTGCGTTTAGGCGTGAAGTCTCGTGTGGGATCCAGAGATGAAACAGTATGGTGCAGATGTAATATCTGGAACAATCGTTACGATAAAATGCTTCCCTATTTGAAAAAAGGCTCTTCGGTGATTGTTGCTGGAGAGCTCTCTTTGGAAAGTTATGTAGGTAGAGATGGGACTCCACAAGCTTCTATTTCTGTAAGTGTGGATACGTTGAAATTTAATTCTGGATCGTCGCGTCCCGAAGGTAAAGGCTCGGAAGAGAACCGTCAACGATCCAATGACAATGTCTCCATTGGGTTTGATGGGGAAAGTTTAGATACAGATTCAGCTCTCGATAAGGAAGTCTATGCTGGATTTGGAGAAGATCAGCAATACGCTAGCGAAGACGTTCCTTTCTAATTGTCCTAGAGGCCTCATTTTAGGAAGCAGAGCTTTTTCTGAAGGGGGCCTTTTCCTTGGTAAAACATCAAAATGTTTGGTTTTTGGGGGCTGCTTAGAGACAAGACTGCATAGCATGTTTGCTAAAAAGCCCACTCTTTCCTATAGTCCTTTTTTTCATCTCGGAATAATGTAGAGATGAGAGCTGAGTCGTTTTGCTTTTCTGACTTTCTCTTCCAAGGAAATTGTTTGGTCAGACCGCCAGCTTGAGACGGAAATGTGCAAAACGCGTTCTGACGGTGCTTAATTTTGACTCAATCGATTCAACAAAGAGGTTATTGTGGTGTTACTCTATTCTCAGGCGAGTTGGGATAAACGATCAAAAGCAGAGGCCCTTGTTCTTCCTTTTTGGATGAAGGGCGTTAAGGCTCAGGAGGCTGCGGTTGTTGACGAGGACTATAAACTTGTCTATCAAACTGCGTTACAAAATTTTTCTGGGAAGAAAGGAGAAACCGTTTTTCTTTTTGGAAATGATAAAACCAAAGAGCAGAAAATTGTTCTTTTAGGATTAGGAAAGAGCGAAGAGGTTTCCGGGGCTTCCATTTTGGATGCCTATGCCCAGGTTACTACC from Chlamydia suis encodes:
- a CDS encoding type III secretion chaperone Slc1, encoding MSRQNAEENLKNFAKELKLPDVAFDQNNTCILFVDGEFSLHLTYEEHSDRLYVYAPLLDGLPDNPQRKLALYEKLLEGSMLGGQMAGGGVGVATKEQLILMHCVLDMKYAETNLLKAFAQLFIETVVKWRTVCSDISAGREPTVDTMPQMPQGGSGGIQPPPTGIRA
- a CDS encoding SpoIID/LytB domain-containing protein; protein product: MRKLNLLVLLGVFCGVGVVGDADVKVSDALSQSILNEPKIRVLLLKESTTALVEAKGAFSVFGDGELLQVSSQGQRCAAHALYGGIRWGENYPNVECLKIEPLDGSASLFVNGIQYKGAVYIHRTERNCLFVVNELAVEDYLKSILSVKYLKELDKEALSACVILERTALYERLLAGNSNNFWHVNAQDDCYGGFGVTSQFYGVEEAVDWTSRLVLDNPEGLVFNADYLLQANVGRLAIEGYNARQILEKFYKDAELVVIESWEDDNKGV
- the ruvB gene encoding Holliday junction branch migration DNA helicase RuvB, yielding MTHKISVLHQDKKFDFSLRPKKLTEFCGQIQLKERLDLFLRAAVQREEVPGHCLFYGPPGLGKTSLAHIMANTIGKGLVIASGPQLLKPADLIGLLTGLQEGDVFFIDEIHRMGKTAEEYLYPAMEDFKVDITLDSGPGARSVRLDLAPFTLVGATTRAGMLSEPLRTRFAFTGRVDYYDDEELVSILSRSAQLLDIEANKEALLEIAKRARGTPRLANNLLRWVRDFAQMREGNCINSVVAEKALAMLLIDNLGLNEIDIKLLSVMIDFYQGGPVGMKTLAMAVGEDVRTLEDMYEPFLILKGLIQRTARGRVATPLAYQHLNRNPKDRWGEE
- a CDS encoding DMT family transporter, producing the protein MMSSPNPMTSSRNTPLGIFYSLLACFYWGIVFVIPSMLGNFPDLDIVLTRYSVFGICSLITICYRRSNIFKTVPFSLWKTSTLWAFLINIVYYFGIAQAVRYSGSAVTVIIAGLAPIAILFYSNLKKKVLSYPFLLSMSGIIVIGIILSNISEFQSDSSSSLLLYLFGLGCVTVATSIWAGYIICNHDFLERHPQISPDTWCHMLGISSLIICLPLIILGDCSGVTHVAQDFLFHTPLSERFLFILLCSAMGIFSSSRAIAAWNKASLHLSTALLGALLIFEPIFGWILSYVYKQEIPSFQEGLGFSLMLGASICLLLAQKKANEREIAAETVVSSEIDPN
- a CDS encoding BPL-N domain-containing protein translates to MKRILVYADKGVSPYYLRHTVRWLKLVAEPFKMEVCRVNGHFLIHEPFWEETTQLLVIPGGADVPYHNVLHGLGTARIDSYVREGGCYLGICAGAYFGCARFAFLEPNGSLFVAKRDLGFFPGTAHGPAYESAFSYTSSSGVLAAPLIFADFPERSFALFNGGCYFEGAEDFSGIRVEARYHDLPGCPAAIISRRLDKGLVVLSGPHIEYIPEFCSLQEENVVHARRLIADNSQSLEEYKQSLIQRLLSNVVEHVLH
- a CDS encoding single-stranded DNA-binding protein, encoding MLFGYLVGFLAADPEERMTSGGKRVVVLRLGVKSRVGSRDETVWCRCNIWNNRYDKMLPYLKKGSSVIVAGELSLESYVGRDGTPQASISVSVDTLKFNSGSSRPEGKGSEENRQRSNDNVSIGFDGESLDTDSALDKEVYAGFGEDQQYASEDVPF
- a CDS encoding glycogen debranching protein, with the translated sequence MESLSVHSTTPLPLGAHRLSANRYRFSLFASQARQVILVLLDPSSVIHEIPLSSTDHRTGAIWHIEISGISSEWSYAYKLHQADSFHKNFSTNAYIADPYSKNIYSPQLFGSPKRDKDYAFSYLKQEDFDWEGDRPLRLPKENYFIYEMHVRSFTQDPSSRTSHPGTFLGIIEKIDHLKQLGVNAVELLPIFEFDETVHPFKNKDFPHLCNYWGYSSVNFFCPSRRYTYGADPCAPAREFKTLVKTLHRAGIEVILDVVFNHTGFEGTSCPLPWIDLESYYMLNDRGDLLNFSGCGNTVNTNTPTALKWILDALRYWVKEMHVDGFRFDLASVFSRDSQGVPHPLTPILQAISSDSILSETKLIAEPWDAGGLYQLGHFPSISTRWSEWNGCYRDHVKAFLNGDPHQVSSFATRISGSRDIYPNGNPTNSINYICSHDGFTLYDTVSYNDKHNEENGEHNLDGTSANYSYNFGHEGETSDPDICQLRERQIKNFFLALFLSQGIPMIKSGDEYGHTAYGNNNHWCLDTKINHFLWDRLTERKELFSFLCQVISLRKAHAELFNTNFLSEETVTWLNAKGSPREWTPDHYLAFELKHPNYSLFIAFYSGNERIEIALPKLRKEHLAYEKIVDSTTGFFSQILSPKLVLEPYSSLVAISRKKKSFDLP
- the dcd gene encoding dCTP deaminase, which codes for MGIKEDNWIRKMAIEEGMIEPFADSQVKVHPETGEKLISYGLSSYGYDLRISREFKVFTNIYNSLVDPKCFTEDALVSIVDDVCVIPPNSFALARSVEYFRIPRNVLTVCIGKSTYARCGLIVNVTPFEPEWEGYVTIEISNTTPLPAKIYANEGIAQVLFFEGDSACDVSYAERQGKYQKQQGITIPFV